TTATTGCTGACCTTGATATTCCGGTCCAGAGGGGCACATTTGTCGAATATAGGAATGGTATGATAAACGTTTCGCCGATAGGACGCAACTGCTCCCAGGCTGAGAGAGATGAATTTGAAGTTTATGATAACGAACACAGAGTCCGTGCAAGCTTAATTGCGGAGCTGGAGAATAGCTTCCCCGATTTTGGGCTGAAATACTCTATTGGTGGACAGATAAGCTTTGATGTCTTTCCAGTAGGCTGGGACAAAACCTATTGTTTGCAGTTTGTTGAAGACGACTTCGAGGAGATCCACTTTTTTGGCGATAAGACCCAAGAAGGTGGAAATGACTACGAAATTTACACGGACAAGCGGACTATTGGGCACAAAGTTACTTCCTACAAAGATACCATTGCAGaggtggaaaaaataattgCCATGAAGTAAGCTACCAGGCTTTCTTCACAGTTTTTTCGAAGACAACGTACAAACACCCTTACTTACCGTTGGTTTCTGATGGGATGGAACTCAATTGCTTTGGCACCGTTTTCTTTTAGCATCCAGGAAGAACCATGGCACATTGAGTGTACCGAAGTTTGTGGATGCGGTTTAccttttttgattttatATTTCCTAGTTCATGGAGACACATCCCttctttttggtggtggACTGTGCTGTTCATATTCAATCAAGTGTCTTTCCAAACCATATGTAGCGGGATGCTTTAAAATATTCACTAGAGTAACTATTCTCTTTCGCCCTTATCGACCGAAGAAATTGAGGCAGCGATAATGGATCACCCTCCCGCAGGACCGTTTGGAGGAGGGGAGTGCCGCTGCACTGGTATACGTTTTTGCCAGCACTGCATAGATTCAGATCGTGCACAGTCTATAGTCAGGCGGCACGTTTCACTCGCAAACGCATCTGATGTCGTTCTACGGCAATATACTGACCAGCGAATGTCCTCATGCTCCTTCGCTTGCGTGGGACCTAGTCTGCTTTCTATGTGCTGCGCATGTAGGACCGTTTTTGAAACGGCTGGTGGAGTACTAAAGTGCTGCGGAGATCACAAAGGTTTTATCGCGCGAACTGATATCGAACTATCCGGATTAACGATCCAACCAGGGTTTGTTTCTCCTAATGAAGAAGAGTACCTGGTGGCATTCTTTGATAATCCAGCCCCCTTTGCTGCCTGGAAAGTTTCACAAAgcggaaggaggaaacaggAGTACGGGCCTAAGGCCAATTTTAAGAAACGGAAGTTGAAGGTGGGTGATTTCCGAGCCTTGCCGCATCAGATGAAAACGACTCTGGACAGGGTCCGGTCCTTTGTTGCAGAACAAACGATGAGGGAATATTGTATTGTGGAAGTATCAGTTTTGGAATATACGGCTGAGTGTAGTTGTTTGGATCCTCACATCGACGACACGTGGCTATGGGGTGACCGCATTGGTGGTCTTAACTTGTTGGATGACGTTACTTTAACATTTGTGAGCGCTGATGAGGTCGCAGTGACCGTGTTTGTCCCACGTGgtgctttttttctgctaACCGGTGTAAGCCGCTACGAATGGATGCATGGCATACGGCGTGAGGATGTTAAAAACCGTCGTGTGTCTGTCACATTCCGGGAGTTTGCCGACAATTTGGTCGTTGATCAA
The genomic region above belongs to Trypanosoma brucei brucei TREU927 chromosome 10, whole genome shotgun sequence and contains:
- a CDS encoding phosphomannomutase, putative, with protein sequence MKRVLLLFDVDGTLTPPRLCQTDEMRALIKRARGAGFCVGTVGGSDFAKQVEQLGRDVLTQFDYVFAENGLLAYRNGLEIHRQSLLNALGNDRIVKFVKKTLRLIADLDIPVQRGTFVEYRNGMINVSPIGRNCSQAERDEFEVYDNEHRVRASLIAELENSFPDFGLKYSIGGQISFDVFPVGWDKTYCLQFVEDDFEEIHFFGDKTQEGGNDYEIYTDKRTIGHKVTSYKDTIAEVEKIIAMK